A DNA window from Paenibacillus andongensis contains the following coding sequences:
- a CDS encoding carbohydrate ABC transporter permease, which translates to MNKSLTSRDLPFHLVNSLFLLLLVATMILPIWNTFVISISSNISSMHGGIRLWPSEPSLEGYRTVWQRIELWRPFGLNVLVTLVGTFIHVLLCAMAGYVLLHKGLPGRKLIISFILLTMMVPNEAVMIPLYVVNKELGLLNSVNALILYSLVSGFSILLMRNFFGAVSYEMAESAKIDGAGEFRIFSTMYVPLAKPGLATVALFEFVSRWNQLTPGLLYITDQKKFTLQVALRSLVIQSDSTSSNLFMTPNVRMAGVMLALIPLVVIYPFVQKYFVTGLMVGATKE; encoded by the coding sequence ATGAATAAATCGTTGACCAGCAGGGACTTGCCCTTTCATCTAGTGAACAGCCTCTTCCTGCTGCTGCTTGTCGCGACGATGATCCTGCCCATATGGAACACCTTTGTCATCTCCATATCCTCTAATATCTCATCCATGCATGGCGGTATTCGGTTATGGCCTTCAGAACCGAGCCTAGAAGGATACCGTACGGTGTGGCAGCGCATTGAGCTGTGGAGACCTTTTGGTTTGAATGTTTTGGTGACGTTGGTGGGTACATTTATCCACGTGCTCCTATGTGCAATGGCCGGGTATGTGCTGCTGCACAAGGGGCTGCCTGGGCGCAAGCTGATCATTAGCTTTATTTTGCTAACCATGATGGTTCCGAATGAAGCCGTGATGATCCCCCTTTACGTTGTAAATAAAGAGCTGGGCTTATTGAATTCCGTAAATGCTTTGATTTTATATAGTTTGGTGTCAGGGTTCAGTATTTTGTTAATGAGAAATTTCTTTGGAGCTGTTTCGTACGAAATGGCGGAATCCGCTAAAATCGACGGAGCCGGTGAGTTTCGCATTTTTTCCACAATGTATGTGCCGCTCGCTAAACCGGGATTGGCTACCGTAGCTTTGTTCGAATTCGTCTCCCGTTGGAATCAACTGACGCCTGGACTGCTCTATATCACCGATCAGAAAAAGTTTACTTTGCAGGTAGCGCTGCGCTCGCTCGTCATTCAGTCTGACTCTACCAGCAGCAACTTGTTTATGACACCTAATGTTCGAATGGCCGGTGTGATGCTGGCTTTGATTCCATTGGTAGTTATTTATCCATTTGTGCAAAAATATTTCGTAACAGGCCTTATGGTCGGTGCTACGAAAGAATAG
- a CDS encoding CehA/McbA family metallohydrolase, translating to MSIVTISRFIASEEADRYLEVPFQVASGMERIHVSIEVEAHGPGDCVIDLGVKDTDQVRGWSGGARTEFYVELEKATPGYVPGYLEEGEWCVLLGTYRIPSAGCTVSVKVACTPKEGRWLKGDLHMHTVHSDGALTLSENARIMEELGCDFLAMTDHNTYSQNLAYPHETGVVLIPGMELTTNHGHANFLGVVKPVGDFRATSSEQVQERIREARANGARVVLNHPHCPNCGWEWDFQVDYDWVEIWNGPWREANRKTLDWWHGQLCMGKRLIAVGGSDMHRFGGYVSHSSPTTWVYASSRTVDGILEGIDTGRVFLSYSPEGPVMELNAGKYNMGDVVPMGAPEREGNAKLVVSGLLAGDEVKLISNRGVERSCVIYTEHSLELLGELAGRSFYRAEVWRYFVEVHEMLLASVSNPLYMA from the coding sequence ATGAGCATCGTGACGATATCTCGTTTCATTGCAAGTGAGGAAGCCGATCGTTATTTGGAGGTTCCTTTTCAAGTGGCCTCAGGCATGGAACGTATTCACGTTAGCATAGAAGTGGAAGCCCATGGACCAGGGGATTGCGTCATTGATCTTGGTGTAAAGGATACGGATCAAGTAAGAGGCTGGAGCGGAGGCGCGCGAACGGAGTTTTATGTGGAGCTTGAAAAGGCGACTCCCGGATATGTACCTGGGTATTTGGAGGAGGGGGAATGGTGTGTGCTGCTAGGCACGTACCGAATTCCATCGGCAGGATGCACCGTATCTGTGAAGGTTGCTTGCACACCCAAGGAAGGTCGTTGGCTGAAGGGTGATCTTCATATGCATACTGTCCACAGTGACGGAGCCCTGACTTTATCCGAGAATGCGCGGATTATGGAAGAGCTGGGCTGCGATTTTCTAGCCATGACGGATCATAACACGTACAGCCAAAACCTTGCCTATCCGCATGAAACGGGCGTTGTTCTAATCCCCGGAATGGAATTGACGACGAATCACGGCCATGCGAACTTCTTAGGTGTTGTTAAGCCTGTGGGAGATTTCCGTGCGACTAGCTCGGAGCAGGTGCAGGAACGTATACGTGAAGCAAGAGCGAACGGGGCACGTGTCGTGCTGAACCATCCCCATTGTCCGAATTGCGGCTGGGAATGGGATTTCCAGGTTGATTATGATTGGGTGGAAATTTGGAATGGGCCTTGGCGGGAAGCTAACCGTAAGACGCTCGACTGGTGGCATGGGCAGCTTTGCATGGGCAAACGTCTCATCGCCGTAGGCGGCAGCGATATGCACCGGTTTGGAGGCTACGTTAGTCATAGTTCGCCGACAACCTGGGTGTATGCATCTTCTCGAACCGTTGACGGCATACTGGAGGGTATCGATACAGGGCGCGTTTTCCTAAGCTATTCGCCAGAGGGGCCGGTCATGGAGTTGAACGCAGGGAAGTATAATATGGGCGATGTAGTGCCTATGGGCGCGCCTGAACGTGAAGGAAATGCAAAACTTGTGGTGTCTGGTCTGCTTGCAGGGGATGAGGTGAAGCTCATCTCGAATCGAGGTGTCGAGCGTTCATGTGTTATTTATACGGAGCATTCGCTCGAGTTACTGGGTGAACTGGCAGGCCGAAGCTTTTATCGGGCAGAGGTGTGGCGGTATTTTGTTGAGGTGCATGAAATGCTCCTTGCATCTGTAAGTAATCCTTTGTATATGGCATAA